The Deltaproteobacteria bacterium nucleotide sequence CGGAAGCAAGGAGTGTCGCCGTATCAGCATCGAGTGACTGGTTAACGGTTGCCATCGTTCCAAGGGCAATAAGTTTCCTGATCACCTCTGATGACTTGATTCCCATTCTTTTGGCAAGCTCTCCAACGGTAATAAATTCGGAAAATTTAATTATCCGCTTAATTGCCTTTGGTGTGGTAATTTCAGTCTTTTTAGCCCCTTCTTTCTTGGCTTTCTTCCTTCTGCCCCTGGGACCGTAGAAGGTATCCCGGCCTTCGAGGAGCGCCTGTTTTGTAACGACTTCCCTCTTTTTTGAATCCTTAAAAGCTTTTTTCTTTGCCGGTTTTTCATCCCTTTCAATATCAACAGCTATCTTTTTGCGATCCTTGCCGGGCTTGGCAGAAGGCGTGGACTCAACCGCCCCTTTCTCCTTGTCCTCCTTTTTTGCCTCTACAGGAGTTTTCTCTACTTTAACTTCGGAAGGAATGGCTGCTTTCTTTTCTGCTTCTGTCTTTTCCTCTTTTTTCTTTTCTCTGACCGGCTTTTCATCAACTGCCCCTTTGCCGGTTGTTTCTTTCTTTTCCTCAACCTTAACTTCGGTTTCTGCCTCTTTTTTGGGTTTTTCTACCTCGACAGGTTTCGTTTCCGACTTGGCTTCGGCTTTTGCCGCAGGAGGCGCAGCTTGCTCGACTTGAGCCGTTTCTTCAGGTTTCGCTTCAGCTTTTTCCGCCGGAGGCACTACTCTTGCCCTCCGTCTGATAACTGTCGGTTTTACCCTCTTTTCGACTATCTCTTGTCCGTCGTTATTTTTCACATCTTCGCTCAACCTATCTTCCTCCTCTCATACGTGAAACCTTTATTATATCAAGTCGGTACCTATCTTTTCCAATTTCCCGATTTCCCCGATGATCGCTGCTGCCAAACCGGAATCTTTCAAGGCAGCAACCTTTCTTCCCCCTAAAACCTTTTTAATTCCCTCAGTATCAGGAAAACGCTTAATGTTTATGGCTTTAGCAGCTATTCTTGTTTCCCACTTCTTTCCGGCTGTTTCCGATAAATCCCTGGAAAGCAAAAGAAGAGAGAGATTTCCTTTTTTAAGTTCCCCTTCAACAGCTTCCGTGCCAAGTGAAATTTTTCTGCTTCTTATTGCCATTGACAGCAAAGAAGCTATCTTTTCGGTACATTGTAAAGTGAAGACCCTTGCCACTTCATCAAGCACCGGCATTTTAACACTACCCCTGAAAGCCCTTTTAAGCGCATTCCCCTTTAATGCCTTTTCCATACAGCTTAGTTGAGGGCACACATAAGCTCCCCTGCCGGGCAATTTGGAATAAAAATCTAAAACAACCTCATTATCAGGGGAAAGGACCAGCCTTAGCAGCTTTTTTTTTTCAGCTATCTCTCTACAGCCAAGACAACTGCGCAGAGCGTCCCCTTTTTTCAAAATTATTTACCAAGCGTTTCTTTCGCTTTCTC carries:
- a CDS encoding YlxR family protein; translated protein: MKKGDALRSCLGCREIAEKKKLLRLVLSPDNEVVLDFYSKLPGRGAYVCPQLSCMEKALKGNALKRAFRGSVKMPVLDEVARVFTLQCTEKIASLLSMAIRSRKISLGTEAVEGELKKGNLSLLLLSRDLSETAGKKWETRIAAKAINIKRFPDTEGIKKVLGGRKVAALKDSGLAAAIIGEIGKLEKIGTDLI